The sequence GGTCCGTCTTGTCCACGGTATACATGCCCCGCGTAATACGGTATTTGTACTTCTGTCCGCTCGTGGCGCCCGGTACGTGCGTTTCCCAGACGCCTCCCTTTCTTCGCCGCAGCGGATGCGCATCCGGCTTCCAGTCGTTGAATTCCCCCAGCACGGATACTGTGTCGGCCCCTGGGCCCCACACCGCAAACCAGACGCCCTGCTTGTCCGGGTGCGCCCCGAGTTTCTCATAACTGCGGTAAAAAGAGCCCTCTTCCAGGCGCTGTACCTCTTCCTTGGTGAGCCAGGAACGGCGGGACGTCTTTTTTGTCATGCGTCAGAAGGGTTGGCGGGGCGGATGCGTTTATCCGGCGCGGAAAATCCGCACCGGCGTTTTCTGCGGGTCGAGCCTCAGGTAGTGCGTCGACCCTTTCCAGGAGACATTCCGGTTGTCGAGCAGGTCATGCATATCCCAGCGCCGGTCTTCCGGCAGGCCGAGCTCTCCGGGGTGAAGGGAAAGCCATCCCCGCTGTTCATGATGCGGATCCAGGTTGACGACCACGACGATCCGGTTGTCGCCCAGGGTTTTCGAACAGGCGAGCAACTGCGGGTTGTCCGTATCGTGAAACCGCAGATTTCGCATCTGCTGCAAGGCCGGATTCTCCCGCCGGATGCGGTTCAACCGGCGCATAAAGGGTTGCAGCGAATCGGGGTCGTTCCAGTTCCAGGACCGGACCTCGTATTTTTCATTGTTCGCATATTCCTCCCGGTCCGGGTGCTGCTGGTTGTCCACATGCTCGAACGGGGGGCCGTAGAGGCCGTACGCCGACGACAGGGTGGCGGCGAGCGTCAGCCGGACGATATGCGCGGGGCGCCCGCCCTCGACCAGGTACTCGTGCAGGATGTCCGGGGTATTCGGCCAGAAGTTGGGGCGGAAAAATTCGCCCACCTCCGAGTCGTACAGTTCGCGGCAATAGGAAACGAGTTCGTCCTTCGTATTGCGCCAGGTGAAGTACGTGTACGAATTGTTGAAACCCAGTTTGGCCAGTTCGTACATGGTTTTCGGGCGCGAGAACGCCTCAGACAGGAAGATCAGGTCGGGATGCTGTTTCCGTAACTCCCGGATACACCATTCCCAGAATGCAAAGGGCTTCGTATGGGGGTTGTCCACACGGAATACCAGCACGCCCCGGTCGATCCAGAATTCGAACACGCTCTTCAGTTCGCGCCACAGGGCTTCCCGGTCTTGCGAAAGAAAATCAAGCGGGTAGACATCCTGGTATTTCTTGGGAGGATTTTCCGCATACCGGATGGAGCCGTCGGGCCGCTGTTGAAACCAGTCGGGATGCTCGCGGACCCAGGGATGATCCGGGGAAGTCTGGAAGGCAATGTCGATGGCCACATGCAGGTCCAGTTTGCGGGCCCGCGCCACGAACCGGTCGAAAGCGTCCAGTCCGCCCAGATCGGGATGCACGGCCGTGTGCCCGCCCTCCTCGGAGCCGATCGCCCAGGGGCTGCCCGGTTCGCCCGGCCCGGCTTCCGGCGTATTATCCTTGCCTTTCCGGTGGGTATGCCCGATCGGATGCACGGGGGGCAGGTATACGATGTCGAATCCGAGTTCCCTGATGCGCGGCAACAATTCCGCCGCATCGTCGAGCGTGGCGTGGGGGGCGTTGTTTTTCCTGCGGGCGTTCCTCCGGGGCGCGGAGCGGGGGAAGAATTCGTACCATGCGGCAAAGCGGGCCAGCACGGGGTCCACCACCACGGCGTACGTACCGCTCTCGATCATGCTCTCACGCGGATCGTTGGCCTGCACGAGCGCGGTCACCTTTTCTTCCAGCGCGGCTTCGGCGTCGCCCGCTTCCATCGCTTCGGCATAGCGCAGCAGCGCTTTCTTGTCCTTGCTTCCGGCAACCTGCGCCGATCGCTTCAGAAGCCCTGCGCCCACGAGCAGTTCGCTTCCGATCTCCGGGTCATTGCTTTCGACCCGGCGCGCAAACCGGTCCCGCCATGTCGTAAAGGGATCCGCCCATGCCCGCACCCGAAAGAACCATGTGCCCAGCCGGTCCAGCGTCCACGAGGCGAGATATTCGTCGTTGTAGCGCAGCGCCATGCGATGGACCGTTTCCTGTTCGTCCTTTTCGTGGCGAACCAGGAGTTCTGCGGCGATGCACTCGTGGCCTTCGGTAATCAAATCGGCCTGGACGACCATTTCATCTCCCAGAAACCTGCGCACGGGCCATCTGCCCCCGTCCGTTTGCGGCGTGAGCCCGGTAAGCACCGGGCGGGACCAGTGTTCGGGCAAATTCAGATCATCCATGTACGATGTTTGTCGAAAAGGTGAGTGTACGATGTTTCAAAAGAGTCTCCGGAACGGGCACGGGTTTCCGGGGTTTCGGAATGCCCTTCGGACGTTCGTTTACAATGAGTATGTCGAAAGGTACATCGAAATCAGAAAGATCGCATTCGGAAAACCAGGCCCGGATATGGCCCGGTCAGCCGAATCCCCCCGGCGCGCATTGGGACGGCGAGGGCGTACACTTTTCCATGTTCAGCCGTCATGCAGAGCACGTGGAACTGGTATTGTTCGAGGATGCACAGGCCGACGCACCTTCGGAAACGCTTGCCCTTCCCGAACGCACGGGGCCCATGTGGCATGGCTATGTGCCCGGTTTGGCCCCGGGCCAATGCTACGGGTACCGTGTACATGGTCCGTACGACCCCGAACACGGCCACCGGTTCAATCCGAACAAGGTGCTTTTCGATCCCTATGCGAAGGCCATCGGGCGGCCGCTTTCCTGGCACGACAGTCTTTTCGGCTATGCCATTGGAGCGCATGAAGAAGACCTTTCTTTCAGCGATATCGACAGCGCCCCGTATGCTCCGCTCGGGGCCGTAGTGGACGAGCGGTTCGACTGGGGGGACGACCACCCGCCGGACATCCCGTGGGAAGATACCATTTTGTACGAAACGCACGTGAAGGGAATCAGCAAACGGCATCCGGACGTGCCCCCGGAATTGCGGGGTACGTACGCGGGCCTTGCTTCGGAGCCTGTGCTGGATCACCTGCGGAGCCTTGGCGTCACGGCCATCGAGTTGCAGCCCGTACATGCGCATGTACATGATCGCCGCCTCTTCGAGGCAGGACTGGGTCAGTACTGGGGGTACAATACGCTCGGCTGGTTCGCCCCGGAGCCGGGATATGCCGCAACCGGCCTTGCGGGGGCCGTACACGAATTCAAGCAGATGGTCCGGGCGCTTCACG comes from Bacteroidetes bacterium SB0662_bin_6 and encodes:
- a CDS encoding DUF3416 domain-containing protein: MDDLNLPEHWSRPVLTGLTPQTDGGRWPVRRFLGDEMVVQADLITEGHECIAAELLVRHEKDEQETVHRMALRYNDEYLASWTLDRLGTWFFRVRAWADPFTTWRDRFARRVESNDPEIGSELLVGAGLLKRSAQVAGSKDKKALLRYAEAMEAGDAEAALEEKVTALVQANDPRESMIESGTYAVVVDPVLARFAAWYEFFPRSAPRRNARRKNNAPHATLDDAAELLPRIRELGFDIVYLPPVHPIGHTHRKGKDNTPEAGPGEPGSPWAIGSEEGGHTAVHPDLGGLDAFDRFVARARKLDLHVAIDIAFQTSPDHPWVREHPDWFQQRPDGSIRYAENPPKKYQDVYPLDFLSQDREALWRELKSVFEFWIDRGVLVFRVDNPHTKPFAFWEWCIRELRKQHPDLIFLSEAFSRPKTMYELAKLGFNNSYTYFTWRNTKDELVSYCRELYDSEVGEFFRPNFWPNTPDILHEYLVEGGRPAHIVRLTLAATLSSAYGLYGPPFEHVDNQQHPDREEYANNEKYEVRSWNWNDPDSLQPFMRRLNRIRRENPALQQMRNLRFHDTDNPQLLACSKTLGDNRIVVVVNLDPHHEQRGWLSLHPGELGLPEDRRWDMHDLLDNRNVSWKGSTHYLRLDPQKTPVRIFRAG